A single window of Alphaproteobacteria bacterium DNA harbors:
- the coxB gene encoding cytochrome c oxidase subunit II, with amino-acid sequence MGRMGQSILSVIGMFLINLFLWTISGQAANESHVIERQDWQIAMPPAASPVMQGITEFHNILTIIAISITVFVLILLLWVIIRFREKANPEPSKTTHNTLLEVLWTAIPVLILVGIAIPSFRLLYFQDRTPNPELTLKAIGHQWYWSYQYPDQGNFTFDANMIPDAEIKPGQVRLLETDNPVVLPVHTKIRLLTTAADVVHSFALPSLGIKLDAVPGRLNETWMEINEPGTYYGQCSEICGDRHAFMPIMVKAVPKEEYQQWVENARKKFPVAEEESQ; translated from the coding sequence ATGGGTCGTATGGGGCAATCAATTTTATCTGTTATAGGAATGTTTCTTATAAATTTATTTCTTTGGACGATTTCTGGACAAGCTGCGAATGAAAGCCATGTCATTGAAAGACAGGATTGGCAAATTGCTATGCCGCCTGCGGCATCTCCTGTTATGCAGGGTATAACAGAATTCCATAATATTCTTACGATTATTGCTATTTCGATCACGGTTTTTGTTTTAATTTTGCTTCTTTGGGTTATTATACGTTTTCGGGAAAAAGCTAATCCTGAACCATCAAAAACAACTCATAACACTTTATTAGAAGTATTATGGACCGCTATCCCTGTATTAATTTTGGTTGGGATTGCTATCCCATCATTCCGTCTTTTATATTTTCAAGATCGTACCCCCAATCCAGAATTAACCTTAAAGGCTATTGGTCATCAATGGTATTGGTCGTATCAATATCCTGATCAAGGTAATTTTACCTTTGATGCAAATATGATTCCTGACGCCGAGATCAAACCTGGTCAAGTCCGACTTTTGGAAACAGATAATCCTGTTGTTTTACCGGTCCATACAAAGATTCGTCTTTTAACCACAGCGGCTGATGTTGTTCATTCTTTTGCGCTTCCATCGTTGGGGATAAAACTTGATGCGGTTCCAGGTCGCTTAAATGAAACATGGATGGAAATTAATGAACCTGGCACCTATTATGGGCAATGTTCAGAAATATGTGGGGACAGACATGCTTTTATGCCGATTATGGTGAAGGCAGTTCCTAAAGAAGAATATCAACAATGGGTTGAAAATGCGCGTAAAAAATTTCCTGTCGCCGAAGAAGAATCCCAATAA